A genome region from Akkermansiaceae bacterium includes the following:
- a CDS encoding Na(+)/H(+) antiporter subunit B (subunit B of antiporter complex involved in resistance to high concentrations of Na+, K+, Li+ and/or alkali) translates to MKSLLLLIASRFLSWPFFILSIWILYRGHNLPGGGFIGGLVGASGFLFYDLSGYGRPERGLFSFKPFSFLTLGLGTAVLSGVPGLFAGEGFLKGFWLPGFELPLLGSVHLGTPLIFDIGVYLTVIGFILLLAGTLAEEERT, encoded by the coding sequence ATGAAATCGCTGCTCCTTCTCATCGCCTCGCGCTTCCTGTCGTGGCCGTTTTTCATCCTTTCGATCTGGATCCTCTACCGCGGGCACAACCTGCCGGGCGGCGGCTTCATCGGCGGACTGGTCGGGGCGAGCGGGTTCCTTTTCTATGATCTCTCCGGGTACGGGCGGCCGGAGCGCGGGCTTTTTTCGTTCAAGCCCTTTTCCTTCCTCACCCTCGGCCTGGGGACAGCGGTGCTTAGCGGCGTGCCGGGGCTGTTTGCGGGTGAGGGCTTTCTCAAGGGCTTCTGGCTGCCCGGCTTCGAGCTCCCGCTGCTGGGCTCGGTGCACCTGGGCACCCCGCTCATTTTCGATATCGGCGTTTACCTGACGGTGATCGGTTTCATCCTGTTGCTGGCCGGAACATTGGCGGAGGAGGAACGGACATGA
- a CDS encoding DUF4040 domain-containing protein: protein MTLSAPILLILLFAMVSPWWVARHRLSFVAFGGLAHLGIAGHYIALLAGGGRPSETGRQVFPTGIVEWSFLGTSWGLMFAALITGIGLLVFLYAAGYFGASEKGVRFYLPLLAFEAAMLGVVLADHAILVFLFWELTSISSFFLIGFLHKEFSSRWNAQQALLVTGSGGVCLLAAFLMLGSQWGTYSFEAWRGLASSGNAPSMAALVLLLLGAATKSALFPFFFWLPNAMSAPTPVSSYLHSATMVKAGIFLIGALFPLFASSAEIMRVIVAMGAVTAATGLVLGWVQTDLKKILAYTTLSVLGLLAFLLGIGTPESVRAAVLLLLGHACYKAGLFMAAGAIDKAAGTRDLKILGGLGKSLPLLCGISLVLGLSAVGFPPLLGFLGKEYGYGLTLPALGWTLALGAFLFLANLSMMVLILRVALTPFLARATRDMPDTKPLPWLMMAGPLVLALAGVILGLGAPQLLSPLVNSVVGGITGEPMDYRLALWHGFKPALFLSVATLAGGWFIYRAARSYGKTNFLSRGLGFAEGGYNASVHGLLKGATWISGKTQNGDLRTYLHLFFAGMLSLVGYKWWSSGFTLGDLIIGVEGIPVLEGLLVIAMGFAILMVVMTLSRITAVLGLAVIGLGMAFLFARLGAPDLALTLMLVESLTVVLFIYIVHGLPKLRNITRAKGRAFDVVLSLTVGAVMALLALKSQTVQLHPTISTQLTEWSYSLAKGKNVVNVILVDFRALDTLGEITVIALSAVGVKLLWLRRGKVEEEGGI, encoded by the coding sequence ATGACCCTGTCCGCCCCGATTCTACTAATCCTCTTGTTTGCCATGGTGTCGCCATGGTGGGTGGCGCGGCACCGCCTGTCATTTGTGGCGTTCGGCGGTTTGGCGCATCTCGGGATCGCCGGACATTACATCGCGCTCTTGGCGGGTGGCGGACGCCCATCTGAAACCGGCAGGCAGGTTTTCCCAACCGGGATCGTGGAATGGAGTTTCCTCGGCACTTCGTGGGGGCTGATGTTCGCGGCGCTTATCACCGGGATCGGTTTGCTGGTTTTTCTCTATGCGGCGGGTTACTTCGGGGCATCGGAAAAAGGGGTGAGGTTTTATCTGCCGTTGCTCGCCTTCGAGGCGGCGATGCTGGGGGTGGTGCTGGCGGATCATGCGATCCTCGTTTTCCTTTTCTGGGAGCTGACGAGCATCAGTTCGTTTTTCCTGATCGGGTTCCTGCACAAGGAGTTTTCATCGAGGTGGAACGCGCAACAGGCCTTGCTGGTCACGGGCAGCGGCGGGGTGTGTTTGCTGGCGGCTTTCCTGATGCTCGGCTCGCAGTGGGGAACCTATTCCTTCGAGGCGTGGCGCGGCCTTGCAAGCTCTGGGAATGCACCCTCGATGGCGGCGCTGGTGCTGCTTCTGTTAGGGGCGGCAACGAAGTCCGCGCTGTTCCCGTTTTTCTTCTGGCTGCCCAACGCGATGAGCGCGCCGACACCGGTGAGCAGTTACCTGCATTCGGCGACGATGGTGAAGGCGGGGATTTTCCTGATCGGGGCGCTCTTCCCGCTGTTCGCCTCCTCGGCGGAAATCATGCGGGTGATCGTGGCAATGGGCGCGGTGACCGCGGCGACCGGCCTTGTGCTGGGATGGGTGCAGACAGACCTGAAGAAAATCTTGGCCTATACCACGCTGAGTGTCCTCGGCTTGCTGGCCTTTCTGCTGGGGATAGGGACTCCGGAATCCGTCAGGGCGGCGGTGCTGCTGTTGCTCGGGCACGCGTGCTACAAGGCCGGGCTGTTCATGGCCGCCGGGGCGATCGACAAGGCGGCGGGAACGCGCGACCTTAAGATCCTTGGCGGGCTTGGGAAATCGCTGCCGCTGCTTTGCGGGATCTCGCTGGTGCTGGGGCTCTCTGCGGTGGGTTTCCCTCCCTTGCTCGGGTTCCTCGGGAAGGAATATGGTTACGGCCTCACGCTGCCGGCGCTGGGTTGGACGCTTGCCCTCGGAGCTTTCCTGTTCCTGGCGAATCTCTCGATGATGGTGCTCATCCTCCGCGTCGCGCTCACGCCATTCCTTGCCCGCGCGACCCGGGACATGCCGGACACCAAGCCCTTGCCGTGGCTGATGATGGCCGGGCCGCTGGTGCTGGCTTTGGCGGGCGTGATCCTGGGTCTCGGGGCTCCGCAGCTTCTTTCCCCCTTGGTCAACTCCGTGGTCGGCGGCATCACCGGTGAACCCATGGATTACCGCCTGGCCCTGTGGCATGGCTTCAAGCCGGCGCTGTTCCTGAGCGTCGCGACACTGGCAGGGGGATGGTTCATCTACCGGGCCGCCCGAAGCTACGGGAAAACCAATTTCCTCTCGCGCGGCCTCGGTTTTGCGGAGGGCGGATACAACGCATCGGTACACGGCCTCCTGAAGGGGGCTACGTGGATCAGCGGGAAAACGCAGAACGGCGACCTGCGGACATATCTTCACCTGTTTTTCGCCGGAATGCTCTCCCTCGTCGGTTACAAATGGTGGAGTTCGGGGTTCACGCTGGGGGATCTGATCATCGGTGTTGAGGGAATTCCGGTGCTTGAGGGATTGTTAGTGATCGCGATGGGTTTCGCCATTCTCATGGTGGTGATGACTCTTTCGCGGATCACGGCGGTGCTTGGCCTGGCAGTCATCGGGCTTGGCATGGCGTTCCTTTTCGCCCGCCTCGGCGCTCCGGATCTCGCCCTGACGCTGATGTTGGTGGAGTCGCTGACGGTGGTGCTTTTCATCTACATCGTCCACGGCCTGCCAAAGCTGCGCAACATCACGCGCGCCAAGGGGCGGGCTTTCGATGTGGTGCTCTCGCTCACGGTCGGCGCGGTGATGGCCTTGCTTGCCCTGAAATCTCAGACGGTGCAGCTGCATCCCACGATCTCGACGCAGCTCACCGAGTGGAGTTACTCGCTGGCCAAGGGCAAGAACGTTGTGAACGTGATCCTGGTGGATTTCCGTGCGCTGGACACCCTGGGTGAGATCACGGTGATCGCGCTCTCCGCGGTGGGCGTTAAGCTGCTGTGGCTGCGGCGCGGCAAAGTGGAGGAGGAGGGCGGGATATGA
- a CDS encoding putative Na+/H+ antiporter codes for MGALNAAEEIQPAYPKLSSGKTQYAAFPQPIETYGDTGSGLWGKIKGRAAADPFNVAASLIFLLAIMHTFAAGPLNKIAHRLAHDHEEQLRIRGVKDDEHPDGVPEVSFKATLFHFLGEVEAIFGIWVFALAGAAAYFHTWDDFKLYLSEDREFIEPMFVAVIMAIAASRPILRFAERLMAVAARIGKGSPGAWWLSVLIIAPLLGSFITEPAAMTIGALLLAKKFYRNKPSAKFAYATLGLLFVNISVGGTLTNFAAPPVLMVAATWDWSTLFMLEHFGWKAAIGILVATGSYYAFFRKELVQLERNMENGEDSSGQRLPWQEREDPIPPWITVIHLGFLAWTVYMAHYPVFFTGGFLFFLAFLMATRHHQNSVSLKSPILVGFFLAGLVIHGGCQGWWIDPVIRTLGNQTLMFGATLLTAFNDNAAITYLAAQVQGLSIEAKHAVVAGAVTGGGLTVIANAPNPAGQSILSRFFNGGISPVGLFLGALLPTIILYLAFVFLPNGPVEPDSDAAIPEGISAPAVVQE; via the coding sequence ATGGGCGCCTTGAATGCGGCGGAGGAGATTCAGCCAGCCTATCCCAAGCTTAGCAGCGGAAAGACGCAATATGCCGCATTTCCACAACCCATCGAGACCTACGGTGACACCGGCTCCGGGCTGTGGGGGAAAATCAAAGGCCGGGCGGCGGCGGATCCGTTCAATGTGGCGGCATCGTTGATTTTCCTGCTCGCCATCATGCACACCTTCGCGGCGGGGCCGCTCAACAAGATCGCGCACCGTCTGGCGCATGACCATGAGGAGCAGCTGAGGATACGCGGGGTGAAGGACGATGAACATCCGGACGGCGTGCCGGAGGTTTCCTTCAAGGCGACACTTTTCCATTTCCTCGGCGAGGTGGAGGCCATTTTCGGCATCTGGGTCTTCGCCCTGGCGGGAGCTGCCGCGTATTTCCACACGTGGGACGATTTCAAGCTGTATTTGAGCGAGGACAGGGAGTTCATCGAGCCGATGTTCGTGGCGGTCATCATGGCGATCGCGGCGAGCCGCCCCATCCTTAGGTTTGCGGAGCGGCTGATGGCGGTCGCGGCGAGGATAGGAAAAGGTTCACCGGGCGCGTGGTGGCTGAGCGTGCTGATCATCGCGCCGCTGCTGGGATCCTTCATCACCGAGCCTGCGGCGATGACCATCGGGGCGCTGCTGCTGGCGAAAAAATTCTACCGCAACAAGCCATCGGCGAAGTTCGCCTACGCGACGCTGGGACTGCTGTTCGTGAACATTTCCGTCGGCGGCACGCTGACGAACTTCGCAGCCCCGCCGGTGCTTATGGTCGCTGCCACGTGGGACTGGAGCACCCTGTTCATGCTGGAACACTTCGGTTGGAAGGCCGCGATAGGGATACTCGTGGCCACCGGTTCCTACTATGCGTTTTTCCGCAAGGAACTCGTGCAACTCGAGCGTAACATGGAGAACGGAGAGGATTCGTCCGGGCAACGCCTTCCATGGCAGGAGCGCGAGGATCCGATCCCGCCATGGATCACCGTGATCCATCTCGGTTTCCTCGCATGGACGGTATACATGGCGCATTACCCGGTGTTTTTCACCGGCGGCTTCCTGTTCTTCCTGGCGTTCCTGATGGCGACCCGGCACCACCAGAATTCGGTGTCGCTGAAAAGCCCCATCCTTGTCGGGTTCTTCCTTGCCGGCCTGGTGATCCATGGCGGATGCCAGGGTTGGTGGATTGATCCGGTGATCCGTACGCTGGGCAACCAGACGCTGATGTTCGGAGCCACCTTGCTGACCGCATTCAACGACAACGCGGCGATCACCTATCTTGCTGCGCAGGTGCAGGGGCTTTCGATCGAAGCAAAGCACGCGGTTGTCGCCGGGGCGGTGACAGGCGGCGGACTGACGGTGATCGCGAACGCGCCAAATCCTGCGGGGCAAAGCATCCTGTCGCGGTTCTTCAACGGCGGGATCTCGCCGGTGGGGCTTTTCCTTGGGGCGCTTCTCCCGACGATCATCCTGTATCTTGCATTCGTGTTTCTGCCAAACGGACCGGTGGAGCCCGATTCGGATGCGGCCATCCCGGAGGGGATCAGTGCTCCGGCGGTCGTGCAGGAGTGA
- the proB gene encoding glutamate 5-kinase: MLPDLTIIKAGTGVLTKTADGTIDRAALVHLVAAISGLLNEGHRCMFVSSGAVGSGVSALGLSEYPQDIETRQACAAVGQARLMSTYSSLFSNFDILVSQILLTAEDIQTEGRSANLLNTFNRLLKEPRILPIINENDSVAIRELSFGDNDMLSVRVAKLVGAKRVILLTSVDGLLDPETKTLIPEVGDISSVLRHVRDDKGKFSMGGMASKLEAVKFAIEAGIETHIANGRHPERLADIVAGNGISTKFNAH; the protein is encoded by the coding sequence ATGCTCCCAGACCTCACCATCATCAAGGCCGGCACCGGCGTCCTCACGAAAACCGCCGACGGCACGATCGACCGCGCCGCGCTGGTGCACCTCGTCGCGGCCATTTCCGGGCTGCTGAACGAGGGCCACCGCTGCATGTTCGTCTCATCAGGCGCGGTCGGCTCCGGCGTCTCCGCCCTCGGCCTCAGCGAATACCCGCAGGACATCGAGACCCGCCAGGCCTGCGCCGCTGTCGGCCAGGCGCGGCTGATGAGCACCTACAGCTCATTGTTTTCCAACTTCGATATCCTCGTCTCCCAGATTCTCCTCACCGCGGAGGACATACAAACGGAAGGCCGCTCCGCGAATCTACTCAACACGTTTAACCGCCTGCTCAAGGAACCCCGCATCCTCCCCATCATCAACGAGAACGATTCCGTCGCAATCCGCGAGCTCAGCTTCGGAGACAACGACATGCTCTCCGTCCGCGTCGCGAAACTCGTCGGCGCAAAGCGCGTCATCCTTCTCACCAGCGTCGATGGCCTGCTGGATCCGGAAACGAAAACCCTCATCCCCGAGGTCGGCGACATCTCCTCCGTCCTCCGCCACGTCCGCGACGACAAGGGGAAATTCTCCATGGGCGGAATGGCCTCGAAGCTGGAGGCGGTGAAATTCGCCATCGAGGCCGGGATCGAAACCCACATCGCCAACGGCCGCCACCCCGAGCGCCTCGCGGATATCGTCGCGGGAAATGGCATATCCACGAAATTCAACGCCCACTAG
- a CDS encoding glutamate-5-semialdehyde dehydrogenase has product MSDPITEQIHEMGRQARTAAYALSQLTTGEKDNILRAMAQGLRHASAEILSENTKDIAAGEAKGLSAAMLDRLRLDDARLEAIAAALEHVATLPDPVGQVLDEWTRPNGIRIEQIRVPIGTIGIIYESRPNVTADAAALCFKTGNATILRGGSEAIHSNRAIAAALDAGGKKAGLPEHSIQLVPFTDRQSVAAMAGMDQWLDLIIPRGGKSLIETVVSLARMPVIKHYDGICHLYVSEKADQEMALKLTIDSKTQKPGVCNALETLLIQQSVAKEFLPKVAAALLEKGVELRGCEQSLAILPDLIAATEEDWSTEYLEKILSIKIVGDIAAAISHINHYGSHHTDCIVTTDEAEAEIFLRSIDSACVFHNVSTRFADGGEFGFGAEIGISTDKLHARGPMGLRELTSYQYRVRGNGQTKV; this is encoded by the coding sequence ATGTCCGATCCCATCACCGAGCAAATCCACGAAATGGGCAGGCAGGCGCGCACCGCCGCCTACGCTCTTTCCCAGCTCACCACCGGGGAGAAGGACAACATCCTCCGCGCCATGGCGCAGGGGCTGCGCCATGCCTCGGCGGAAATCCTTTCCGAAAACACCAAGGACATCGCCGCCGGTGAGGCGAAAGGCCTTTCCGCCGCCATGCTCGACCGACTCCGCCTCGACGACGCACGCCTCGAAGCCATCGCCGCAGCATTGGAACACGTCGCCACACTCCCCGACCCCGTCGGACAGGTGCTCGATGAATGGACGCGCCCCAACGGCATCCGCATCGAGCAGATCCGCGTCCCCATCGGCACCATCGGCATCATCTACGAGAGCCGTCCCAACGTCACCGCCGACGCCGCCGCACTCTGCTTCAAGACCGGCAACGCCACCATCCTCCGTGGCGGCTCCGAGGCAATCCACTCGAACCGCGCCATCGCCGCCGCACTCGACGCAGGCGGAAAAAAAGCCGGCCTCCCCGAGCATTCCATCCAGCTCGTCCCCTTCACCGACCGCCAATCCGTCGCCGCCATGGCAGGGATGGATCAATGGCTCGACCTCATCATCCCGCGCGGCGGAAAAAGCCTCATCGAGACCGTCGTCTCCCTCGCCCGCATGCCCGTCATCAAGCACTACGACGGCATCTGCCATCTCTACGTTTCCGAAAAGGCGGATCAGGAAATGGCCCTGAAGCTCACCATAGATTCCAAGACCCAGAAACCCGGCGTCTGCAACGCCCTCGAAACACTCCTCATCCAGCAATCCGTTGCGAAGGAATTTCTCCCCAAAGTCGCCGCCGCACTCCTCGAAAAAGGTGTCGAACTGCGCGGCTGTGAGCAAAGCCTCGCGATCCTCCCCGATCTCATCGCCGCCACCGAGGAGGACTGGAGCACCGAATACCTTGAGAAAATCCTCTCCATCAAAATCGTTGGGGACATCGCGGCCGCAATCTCCCACATCAACCACTACGGCTCCCACCACACCGATTGCATCGTCACCACCGACGAAGCCGAGGCGGAGATTTTCCTCAGATCCATCGATTCCGCCTGCGTCTTCCACAACGTCTCCACCCGCTTCGCCGACGGCGGCGAGTTCGGCTTCGGGGCCGAGATCGGCATCTCCACCGACAAGCTCCACGCCCGCGGCCCCATGGGCCTGCGCGAACTCACCAGCTACCAATATCGCGTCCGTGGAAACGGCCAGACGAAGGTGTGA
- the rsmH gene encoding 16S rRNA (cytosine(1402)-N(4))-methyltransferase RsmH → MRSLGTELHPLSEPVRRAAPGWLSARPPVSLSRPSPNPAPGTAQGFSFSAPDGFPARGYHLPVLADEVAGMMQAAPGKFIIDGTLGGGGHSELLLKAGATVLGVDRDPEALAHATQRLAAFGQRFSTYQANFSEIPNHPGILSGELADGLLLDLGVSSRQLDSAQRGFSFMREGPLDMRMGPNSAMTAADLVNTWEESEIARILYTFGEEPRSRRIAAAIVERRSVKPFTTTTELAACIEKAIGRSGKTHPATRSFQAIRMAVNEELESLSSILSSAASILKPGGRLLIITFHSLEDRMAKRHLRHHSQPYIDDPTWPEARPNPDCRFRLLTKKAIAPTAVETSANPRARSAKLRVAELLGADTATT, encoded by the coding sequence ATGAGGTCTCTCGGGACAGAGCTTCACCCGCTATCTGAACCGGTGCGTCGCGCTGCTCCTGGCTGGTTGTCAGCGCGGCCGCCGGTTTCCCTTTCCAGACCATCACCCAACCCTGCGCCCGGCACGGCACAGGGTTTCTCCTTTTCGGCGCCAGATGGGTTTCCCGCACGCGGTTACCACCTTCCGGTGCTTGCCGATGAGGTGGCCGGGATGATGCAGGCCGCCCCCGGCAAGTTCATCATCGACGGAACCCTGGGCGGAGGCGGCCATTCCGAGCTGCTACTGAAGGCCGGTGCCACCGTCCTCGGTGTGGATCGCGATCCCGAGGCGCTGGCGCACGCGACGCAGAGGCTTGCCGCCTTCGGGCAGAGGTTTTCCACCTATCAGGCGAATTTTTCCGAAATCCCGAACCATCCCGGCATCCTCTCAGGTGAGCTCGCCGACGGGCTGCTCCTCGATCTAGGCGTTTCCTCCCGCCAGCTCGATTCCGCGCAGCGCGGCTTCTCCTTCATGCGCGAGGGCCCGCTCGACATGCGGATGGGGCCGAATTCGGCGATGACCGCCGCCGATCTCGTCAATACATGGGAGGAAAGCGAGATCGCCCGCATATTGTATACCTTCGGCGAGGAGCCGCGCTCACGCAGGATCGCGGCAGCCATCGTCGAAAGGCGCTCGGTGAAGCCTTTCACCACCACCACGGAACTCGCCGCCTGCATCGAGAAAGCCATCGGGCGCAGCGGGAAAACCCATCCCGCCACCCGCAGTTTCCAGGCGATACGCATGGCGGTCAACGAGGAACTCGAATCGCTCTCCTCCATCCTTTCCTCTGCAGCGAGCATCCTGAAACCAGGCGGCAGGCTCCTCATCATCACATTCCACAGCCTCGAGGATCGCATGGCCAAAAGGCACCTGCGCCATCATTCCCAGCCATACATCGACGATCCCACCTGGCCGGAAGCCCGGCCGAACCCGGACTGCCGGTTCCGGCTGCTGACCAAGAAAGCAATCGCCCCGACCGCCGTGGAAACATCCGCAAACCCACGGGCCCGCAGCGCCAAGCTGCGGGTTGCCGAGCTTTTGGGAGCCGACACGGCCACCACCTGA
- a CDS encoding penicillin-binding protein 2 — protein MNRAFQHRCIFLCLVLVTLLSALSARLVQIQLVDRQRYATSSAKAFHRTERIIAQRGMIVDRNGDPIAKSIPVSSVFVDKNHLMDPKLASFGLAYQEASQEPAWRTVSAEDRIRRIHALRGEILERESPDAIVRKHLAQAISLLARPLGMRKDELRKEIEGSGAKWFPIAKEIPDDIAERLRDIVDDNYLQGFAFENSLKRWYANPHIATHLTGFTGEVAVKGEDGKDTYRMAGRFGIESAIEEYLAGRDGRREHRRDSRGLVVPGKASSLLPPRSGLNAMLTIDIGIQAIVAEELEAGLAEFKSRRGSVIVMDPKTGEILAMESRPHFDLNHKQDLEENSFNYAIQAKYEPGSTIKILATAAALEEKLVSPTTIFHCPNVLQENKFTVEDSHSGGMLSFEQIIQKSNNIGCWKMAKQLGVNRYYRYVHGFGFGERSGIQLSGENPGTAAVPKLPIDFSRAAYGYYIGVTPIQMATAYSVIAGDGRLLRPKIVKELVANDGTVIEDFPTEVRGRPISPETAQKMRTALHKVTLLGGTATKACVPGYKVCGKTGTAIKHDPKRGGYIKGGYVVSFAGFMPADDPAFVCYVVIDEPQTNDVPRYGGTIAAPIFSKIATRIAAHMNLRPTEPIEEPIANR, from the coding sequence GTGAACCGCGCCTTCCAGCACCGCTGCATCTTCCTTTGCCTGGTTCTCGTGACCTTGCTCAGCGCACTTTCCGCGCGCCTCGTGCAGATCCAGCTCGTTGACCGCCAGCGCTACGCGACATCTTCGGCAAAGGCCTTCCACCGCACCGAGCGCATCATCGCCCAGCGCGGGATGATCGTGGATCGCAACGGCGATCCCATCGCAAAAAGCATTCCCGTCTCATCCGTCTTCGTGGACAAGAACCATCTGATGGACCCCAAGCTCGCGTCCTTCGGCCTCGCCTACCAGGAAGCATCGCAAGAACCGGCATGGCGGACGGTCTCCGCCGAAGACCGCATCCGCCGCATCCATGCCTTGCGCGGTGAGATCCTCGAAAGGGAAAGCCCGGATGCCATCGTCCGCAAGCACCTGGCGCAGGCCATCTCGCTCCTCGCCCGCCCCCTCGGCATGCGCAAGGACGAATTGCGCAAGGAAATCGAAGGCTCCGGGGCGAAGTGGTTCCCCATTGCCAAGGAAATCCCGGACGACATCGCGGAACGGCTCCGCGACATCGTGGATGACAATTACCTGCAAGGCTTCGCCTTCGAGAACTCCCTGAAACGCTGGTATGCGAACCCGCACATCGCCACCCACCTGACGGGCTTCACCGGTGAGGTGGCCGTGAAAGGCGAGGACGGCAAAGACACCTATCGCATGGCAGGCCGCTTCGGCATCGAGTCCGCCATCGAGGAATATCTCGCCGGGCGCGACGGGCGCCGCGAGCACCGCAGGGATTCCCGCGGCCTGGTCGTCCCGGGAAAAGCCAGCAGCCTGCTGCCCCCACGCTCCGGCCTCAATGCCATGCTCACCATCGACATCGGCATCCAGGCCATCGTCGCGGAGGAACTCGAGGCGGGGCTGGCCGAATTCAAATCCAGGCGCGGCTCGGTCATCGTCATGGATCCGAAAACCGGCGAGATCCTCGCCATGGAATCCCGCCCCCACTTCGACCTGAACCACAAGCAGGATCTTGAGGAAAACTCCTTCAACTACGCGATCCAGGCGAAGTATGAACCGGGCTCCACGATCAAGATCCTCGCCACCGCCGCAGCTCTTGAGGAAAAGCTTGTCTCTCCCACAACGATTTTCCACTGCCCCAACGTCCTCCAGGAAAACAAGTTCACGGTGGAGGATTCACACTCCGGGGGGATGCTTTCCTTTGAACAGATCATCCAGAAGTCCAACAACATCGGCTGCTGGAAAATGGCAAAGCAACTCGGCGTCAACCGCTATTACAGGTATGTGCATGGCTTCGGCTTCGGTGAGCGCAGCGGGATCCAGCTCAGCGGGGAAAACCCGGGCACCGCCGCCGTGCCAAAGCTCCCCATCGACTTCTCCCGAGCCGCCTACGGATACTACATCGGCGTGACACCCATCCAGATGGCCACCGCCTACTCGGTCATCGCCGGTGACGGGCGCCTGCTGCGCCCGAAGATCGTCAAGGAACTCGTCGCCAACGATGGCACCGTGATCGAAGATTTCCCCACGGAAGTCCGCGGCCGCCCCATTTCCCCGGAAACCGCGCAGAAAATGCGCACCGCCCTTCACAAGGTCACGCTCCTCGGCGGCACCGCCACCAAAGCCTGTGTGCCAGGCTACAAGGTCTGTGGCAAAACCGGAACCGCCATCAAGCACGATCCCAAGCGCGGCGGATACATCAAGGGCGGTTACGTCGTTTCCTTCGCCGGCTTCATGCCTGCGGATGATCCCGCCTTCGTCTGCTACGTCGTCATCGACGAGCCGCAGACAAACGATGTGCCGCGCTACGGCGGAACCATCGCCGCACCGATCTTTTCCAAGATCGCCACCCGCATCGCCGCCCACATGAACCTCAGGCCGACGGAGCCGATCGAAGAGCCGATCGCCAACCGCTAA